The genomic interval CTGCTCTGCTGCTAACCCTGAGCCTCCCATATCCACCTCAGCAGTGCTGACTTTTACAGGTCAGTTGGCTTGCTGTAGGGGTaggggaagtgtgtgtgtttgtgtggtcgTGTGCACACGCTTTGCTTTTGTTGTCAACTTACATTCAGACCAAGAATGAGGCAGAGACTCAGTACTGCTGGGCATCCTCTAATGAGCTACAGCAGAGCCAGTGTGCCCTGCCATGCAGCAGTTTGAACAGGAAGATGCTCAGAAGGCACTCCACATGGATGTTCCACCTCACAAAGCACAACTCAACTGTGTTGAAAGACTCACAAGTGTCCTTACCTGAGTGCACAGTCAAGTCCATTTTTTGTGGCTGATAGATCAACGGACTGTCTTCGTTTAATGGAAGAACACATTTCTGAACAAATCTCTTTCTTGCTGTCTGGTTATGGGTCTTGTGAGGAGAGACTGCAGAATTCCTTTCTTCGCCTAGCCTTCTACTTTTAAGAAGTTCTATCAGTGTAAGAGACTGGTTCTTTCTCCCACTGGGCAGTTCAGGCTTTCTTTCACCACACTCACTTAAGAAATGCAGCCCTTcttcctctgatgcagacactgaGAGAGCCTCTGTCTTTAGGCCATTGTGGTATTCATCAAGAGGTAAGACATTGTGAGATAGGAAGTCATCGCCTGAGGAGAGTTTCTGAGCTACAAACGGTCTGGGGATAATGCGGCGACTGTTGAGCGCCTTCAGGATCTTTTCATACTTCTCTTCGTTTTGCATCATCTCATTCAGAACACAGATTGGAGATTTGTGAGCATCCCATTTAGTTTTCCCAAGTCTTTTCAGATGGCCTCTGACATGATTTGATAACCCAATCTTTGTGTCAAACCAACCACCACAGAGCTGACAAGTATGTTCGGAAGTAGTTTCAGACTTCTCTATAGCTAAAAAAAGATTTTCAAGAGTAGTATCAGACTCTTACAAATCACTGTAAATGATTAAATTCATAAATGGAAACTGTGTGATTCTAAAAAGGACCAAACTCAAACACAGTTTTCACCTCCTCTGAATCTGAACAGATTTATTAGGCCCCAACTATCTCCAACAGTGGACTTACCTTTTCTAACTCGTTTCACAGGCGTCCCGTTGCCAGTTCTTTTGAAGTGCTGCATCTTGTCACTTGTGGCTATTTGTTCTGGTGATACAACATGACGGGCTTCATAGCTCAATCCTGCTCTGTGAAGATGTCCTCGGACATGATTTGACAACCCAACACCTGTTTCAAATGTTGCTGGGCAATAAGGACATGACTTCTTCTCAAGAGACAAATCAGTCCAATGAAAAACAGAACTATGCTTTGACAAAGGCGTTTCTGGGTTTTCCAAATGCTGAGGATCATGTATATCCTGTAAAAAGCTGTTAGTGCCACCGTCTTCATAATATTCAAAGTAGAAGCCATCATTCTGATCGTAACTCAGGGCAGCACTGTCTCCAGGGCCCTGGCCCTCTATCTTGCTTTTAAACAGGGGCAATAAGTTTACATGTTCTTGACTAAGGTCACTGTAGGCTTCTTCTTCCATGGCCTGTGTAGTGTAGTCACCTAACTCAACGTTATCCCAGGAGCTGTCATCTTCTGTTTCGTAACTATCTTTCTTATCAGAATGAAGCTTTTGCAAAACAACAACAGTCATTTTATGCAGAAAGTCGGGATAGCTATCCAAGTCCTCTCCAGCAGAGCTTTCCTTCTTTGAGGCCTTAGCTACTCTTTTCACAGCTACACGCTTGTGGTCTTTCTCGTTTTCTGGCCTTTTGGTGTCTGCATTATGAGGGTCTGAAATAAAATTATGAGAGTTACTTGATGAAAATAGATGTAAAGAGTTTAATGAATTAACCTCTTTTTTGAAAGGAAGTGGGTATGAGTCACCTGATTTTCTGATCGTCCGGTAGTTGTTATACTTGTGTCTATATAAATAACTGCTGTCTGCCCTGGCGTTAGGTTTTTCTCTTGGGGCCTGATGGAAATACTTTGGTTGTTGGTCAGTGCTGCTCTTAACCATAACGTTCTTGTGAGGAGACTTGTTTTGACTGCACGAATTTACACCAGATTGGGCAATGCTTTTCCGGGCTTTTTGTATTCTATGTGGCCGCTTatgaaattttgaaaaattacttGACTGTGAGCTTGATCCAAATGTCCGTTTAGCATCCTGTTTTAAAGCAGAGTTCTTTGGAAATGTACTTGGCTGCTGCTTAGCTAATGACTTGGTGCTATCGACATCTACAGACTCCTCGAGGCTgtcattttttcttttgtcaagTCCCAGTGGATTACCAAAGGAGTCAACACACGCCGAGGAATGCAAATACTCCGTGTGCTTCTTCAGAATACTTCTGGCTGAAGTAGTGAAGGGACACATCTTACATAGGTAAGTAGCAGGTTTTTTGGATGATCCTATAACAGAGTCTTTCACTGAagtcttcttttgtgtttttctctGAGTTACTTCTGAACTCACAACAGGACACTTCACTGCTGCTCCGTGGGCGATGCCCCTATGGCATTCCAGCTCATTCTCCGTCACTGCCATGAAGTTACACTCCTCACAGCAGTAGTACCGTTTGTCTTTCTCATGGGTTTTTGCATGTTGCACAAACGTCTTAGGGCAATTGGTACCAAACACACACTGAGGGCACTGGAGTCGAGCACTTCTGCCTTCATCCTGGAGCTCTTTCAGCTCACGAATCTCTTCCATCAGCTTCTGCCGTCTTTCTTGGTGAATGATCATATGCTTTAGTAGTGAATTACGATCTCGAAATGTCCGTCCACATTCTCTACAAGCATATGGCCTGGGGACATTAAGGTGGCGAAAGTGACTATTCCCATCTAAATGATACATCATATGCCTGTGGAGATGCTTTTTCTCCCTAAAATTCACATTGCACTTTGTACAGGGGTAGAATGATGGCTCTTCAGTACTGAAAGCAACAGGTGACTCAGGATCACTctcttcacatttcttttttaaggtaTTTGAAATTAAAGTGCGAGTATGAACAGGTGAATTATCCTCTCCACATTTATCTGAGTTATAAACTAGATGCTGAAAAGTGTCCACAGACTCCAAGTCTCCACCAGCTGACTCGGGTTTCACTTTTGATAATGTGTAGTTCTGTGAGTCTATTGCTTGCATCTCCTCGTTTTGCCCTAGAAAGTCAACCTGAAGAATTTTTGATTTTCCAGGTGCACGGCCTGAGTCACTGTAGCAGTCCTCTGTGTAGCGAGTGATCTTGCTCacatccatttttctctttctctttttttctagacCTACTACTTTAGAATGAGCTGGGGGCTTATCCACCGTCTCTTCACTAGTCATAAGAAACTGAATGAACTCTTTTTGGGGATCCCAGTTTGTATCATTTTCTGACCTAAATTCGTCTGTACCTGAGGAAATCACTGCTAACGCGCTGACACAGTCGTCTCTGACCACTGTGGAGGCGTCGCCCTGACCCACCTCTGCTTGACTTAGTAAAGTGCTCTCTGACTTCATGTTATTCCCTACTGAATTCTGAACATCACAACCAACTAAAGCAGAGGTAGGTACTTTTTTAATGGAATGGGTTGGATTCTTAGCATGTGCTACATCTGATAACAAAAACAGAACTTGGTGTTGACTTGCTTTTTGTGGTGTAGACAGCTGATGATCAGCTGCTGCCTTCAAAGTGGAGCAAGACTCTGCTGCTAGCTGATCTGCAGGCTGTCCAGGGGTTAATGAAACACTACCTTCATTCATATTGGAAGTCTTTGTGGAGGAGGAGCATGAGACTGGTCCATTAACAACAGCTCCTGTGGGCAAGGGAAAGTTTTCAGTAGGAACAGCAGGAGTGCTGGCAGGGAGAAACAAAGCAGACTGGCCTCCACTTAAGGCTTGTTCTGATTGATCCTCTGACAATTCCTCAGATCGAGTCAATGAACTGTTTTTCTGAAATGATGTCTGACAATCTTTTGGTTTATGAACTCCACTGTCTTTCTCAGAGATAAAATTGTTGTCATCTTGGAGTTCTTCTTTAGCACCAGTAATGTCGGTGTTTATCTTCAAATCATCCATATTGTTGGCAAGATCATTTAACACCTTTAGTctagaaaatggaaaacaaaaatgtagaTTTGCATCAAAAAAGTACTATTGGAATGTATGGAAAATTGGAAGTATACATTTTCATTGGTTTAATTTTCTACTCTTTATATATTGAGATATTAATAACTTTATAGGAAttagaaaacatttcaaataatgaaccactttaaaaatattttcaaagcaaataTTGCTATTTCTACTTCCTAGAAATTAAGtattatacatacacaaactACCAAGGAAAGGCAGCATACACTTACATACAATATAAATGAATGCATTACACACTGAAAAAAGTCTAAAATAtcatgcataattttataataaaaacaattcccTGGCTTGAACAGATTCCCCAAGGACAGTTACAgtagaagaactggaattatcaAATATTGTAAAGAACTATTTTATCACCTGAAGCTCGTTCCTGGAAGAAGGTAACACAACACTTCAGGGTAAACAACGTGGGTCAAATATAGTAATTGCAATCAACATCAATGGCTTACTTATATATATAGTAATTCTTACTTCTAAAATATTTAAGACTGTTTTGCTCAAGATAGTGTTCTGTCAAAATTCTACAAAACTGCCTCACTCATAAAGTTCTAGTCATTCTTTATCCAAGTTATTCTTAATTATAAGTTGCTAATGTTAAAATTAGTGAAGTTTTATGTCAAAATTTCATACTCTGAGATCCCAAATTCTAGGCATTTCCAAAAAGCAATTATATCACTTATAATCTAACAGTAGTGTAGAGGCCTAGAATTTTCTTATGAGATGTTATAAATAGTGTATTTCATACATAATGTAGATTTAACATGGCAAAGTGCTTTTGATCATATATTGAGCTGTTATAAGAAGACaaaagaatcttaaaagaaaGGAGCCGTATGAGGCTGCCCCGTGAGGCGAATATCACTTCCCTACATCACAGGGCTCTTGCTCTTCCACATGGCTCTTAGGAAAAGTGGACACACTGCACTACAACTGCTTGTCCTTAACTCATTAAGGGCAGGGACACAACCTGGTCACCATCATGTTTCCCTGAACCACAAGGCAAGGGTGCAAGACAGCGCTTGTTGAGTAAAGGAGTTAAGTGTTGAATAAGTAAAGATGCAactgcaaaatcaaaagaaaaaggaaaccacAAACAGCTTTATTATCTATGAGATGTGAACACAAGCCGCTCACTCAAGTAAACAGGGCAGACTTGGTTTCTGCTTGGCAGACAAAAATATATCCTTTGCATTatctttgcagtttttttttttaatttgtatagtGAACAATACTATTTTAAGACAGCAAGACTCTAAAATTCAATTCAGaaattaagatattttaaataattttcacttAGAGTAGAAATTTCATGTTTTGTAAAATATTAACTCTAGCACAAAAAAAGGATTTGAATAACTGTCTCATTTCATAAGTTACAGAAACACATTCTTCTTTCAACAAAATGCTTAATAAACACATCAAAGATTACAAACAagttatcataaagatctttcctTGGCATTATTTATAACAACAGTCATTATTCCTTCCCTCACACAGTTTAGAATTCTGCTTTGAAGCTGGCAAACTTCCACAGTAATAAAAATAGACTTCCAATAAGATCATATTCAATGGTATCACCCCAAAGTGGTGCTAATGCAGCACCCAGCAGGAGTCGGCATCACAAACACAAGTTAAAAATGGGCAGCACATAAACATGTGTGAAGAGAGTGGGGCTGATGCTGTCCTGGTACCAAACCCTGGGATTGCAGGCCAAGTTCAGGAAACAGTCAACTGCCTCAGTACTAACATCCGCACAAAGCTGGGATGAATGACAGGTTTTTAACTAGCCTGAAAgacactttctgtttctatttattatAATCACAGAGGTAGTCAAATATATGCTCAGTCAATTTGAAGCCTGTATTAGCTTTTCTCAACAGGAAGCAACGTTGCTAACGAAGTGGTAAATTCAGTGTTAATGAGTGGCTTCACTGTTACCACCTCAGAGGTAAAGCCTTCCATGTTCTGTGTTCTACCCATCTGTTCTGGTGTTAGAGGTTGAAGGATGAACAGACGCCTTCCATTTAAAGCAACTTCACTGGTGCCCCCTGAACAGCAGGGTGACAAACTAGGAGAAGATCATGTTGATTTGAAGGCTGCATCCTTGTTACCAGAATGGCTTAATAAGATCTAACTTCACGTTCTGAAGATATCAAGCCATTTTGCtcaaaaacatattaaaaatacatgtataaaaacatatttGGTCCACAAAACATATCTAGTAAACAAAAGAAACTAAATCACACTGCTGAAACATGAAATCAGGTCTTTACCACCAGTTTTTCTTCATGTCCACATAATGAAATGTGACTTAACTATCTACTAATTCATAATTGTCTCTACTCAGGAGAAATTAGAAGGCCTTCTTAGGCCACTCAAAAGAGCAATTTATTTCATCAGCTGGAAAACATGACGTAAGAAATGGAGTCTGAAGTTGGTATTTACGCTAACATTTTTCTGGGTTTAATTTTCCTAATACATTCTGACTATAAAATGCTTAGAGCATTTTATACAAATTTCAGGGCACAATGAAAAACAATGCATCATTACATTCTGAAGGATCTTTATCATTACATTCTGAAAAATCTATAATTTTTATCTACTTCCTTGGATTAAAAGAGGACTGTATTCATCCAGATAAAACAACATTTGACTTATACACTAATTTAACACTTCTCCAAACAGTTTTCAACTACTCTATATGGACAAGTACATAGAGCTGAAGAACTGACACCagtctgttgctgtaacaaaagaAACATACTTGTAGATAAGCATTACTCACTCAATTTAAGGACGCTAACCAGGGCTAGAGGGATAGTTCAATAAGCTTtagtccagaggacccaggttcaattcccagcacctatatggcagcttacaactatctgtaactccagttccaaaggatccaatgCCTTCATACAGAGAAACATTCAAGCAAAAACcaaagtacataaaataaaaataaatataacggAAGCTAACAAATTTAAAACATACTATAATGGTATGATGTTTAAAAGATTTCAATGTTTAAGAGAACTTGAATTTGATTAATTCAAAGTACCACTTAAGATTCTTTAAAAACTGTTTAGATAGCACTACTAAAATCCTTCTATAATCATAGAATCACAGAATCTTCCTCTTAACTGAATTTAAacatgttctttaaaaaatgcATACTTTTTTTAAAGCTGCAAATAGGGGGTTTAAAATCTACATAAAGCGTACTTCAGCTTCTAGAAACATAATGAGTTCTGCAGCTATAGCTGCCTCTAGTCATACACGGTGAGCACTGCACAGCACAGAGGTCAGGTCTGTCTTCAAGATGACAGATCATCACTTACACGCCTCAAGCTAGTCTTATTGTCTCAGAAATCTCAAACATCAGTATTTTTGCAAACTATCAGCACTTGCTATAACACCCTCACTACACTGCATCTTGAGGTTACTACAGAAGAAATGAGGTGATAATTGCATATTAACATAATTATTCTGTAATCCCTCTGAGCAAGCTTCCTAGGTCACTCAGTAATTCAGATTAGATACAACCTTCTTGTCATCAAATCTATGCTGTCCACTTTCTGTTCATGAATAATTCTTTTTTGATAAAAATTatcttaatttcattcttttatgtACATTATTAATTGTATTTATTGCAAGTAGGTTAACATTTTATGAGTACTTATTACATAATGCCAACCTTTGTTATATAGTATAATTTCACAAAAAAAGTAGTATAATTTTGCCCTCATTTTAAGTTAGTTCATTAGTAACTGTATTACATagctataaataaattataatgttGCCCACTAGCTGAATTCTAGTCGGGTTTTCACAAACCCTATGTTCATTTACATTATCCTTAAAACAGATGACAACTTCAACTAGTAAGGTATAAGACTCGGTCAAAGAGAGAAAACCATTCACAAACTGTCAACTGCATAATAAATCCCAATAAACTACATTTAAATCACTTTAGCATTTAAGCCTAACATACAAACCTAATTCTCACCCAGATTCTACTAGAAGACAAAGTATATTACATAATCCTATCAACTGGGTAGTATCTTAATGTGGATGGGGTGTCACACTGACTGGAAAtactataaaaaataaacaacttaCAAAAATAGAGGCTAATACTAACCACCATGCCATATAATATAGCAAAGAAGCAGGCTAGTCTGCTTAGCTTCACAACCCACAGGGTTAATAATCTATAAACTACTGAAAGCCTGTCACAGAAAGCAGAACATGTAGTCAATATGTTCAGATTATAATGGCAGAATTTCACCTTAAGATTAAGAAAAGCCAGGAAGAGGAACCCTTGATACAAAAGATGGCTGTCCTATCTAATGACCAActcaaatggctcagcaggtagctATTTGCCAGAAACACTGAAGAACAGAACTAGAGGTTGAAGGTCAAATAAGATGATCTGTAACTAAGGTCCTTTCTAATATGTACGATCATGTTAATTTAATTGCATCACTAACCAGCAACACTATTTAAAACTAAGAGGAGAATTTAACTACAGGACCTTAAACACTCTAATTTGAAGACTACTGGAAACAATCTTTTAATGACAACTGGAACACACTCCTGATGACCCTCAGGCAATGAAAACACCGTGCTAAGTGAGGAACACAGCAGAACCATAAAGCTGTCTGCCTCTGACCATGACTTTAAGAAGCCTAAGGCCAAATGGCGAACACATGTAGGTAACTACAAAACCGTCAAGGTGTGAAACATAAACAAATATTGTACACAGGCAACTTAGAGTCTTGCTTTCATTCAAAATAGCTCAAAGTGAGATTTCAAggtgtgtctctatctctgtgctgttcacagcacacatgtgcaggTCACAGAACTCCCAGGAGTCTTATCTGTCCTTCCACCATTCGGGCCTGGGGACAGAAGTCAGGTCTGTTAgctggtagcaagtgcctttactcactgagccaccgcACCAACTCCTTCCCTACACAGTTATCTTACTACTTCCTGGTCTGAGATTCAGAAATTAGAAATTCAACAGTACTAAATATTCTAGGAAATGCTCATCTGGTTTGCAAATCTGACCAAGAACTCATGGTTAAGGGAGATCCTAACTACTGTCATTTTGCTAGGTGGACATAGTACCAAACTGTCCTCTAAGTACCCACAGTAAGAGCAGATCTCAGAGCCACCCAGAGAAGCTCCTGTGTGCAGTGGACGAGCTAAGCATGCACACTCAGCCAGACAGAACACCTGCACCCCCACCAGTCCTTCCGAGagtcagggagagaggaagagtctAGGAGCTAGGGATCAGGAAACACCATCAGAGTCAAGCACTGGATTCTGGTCAGGACGGCTGTGCTCATCAACTCTAGGCAGCTGGCTATGTGAGCACGGCCAGTCCAAGAGGAGCCAGGCAGCACTGAGCTGAGCAGCTCCTGACAGATGACGGCTTCTGTGAGGACAGTCAAGTTTTCTTTAAGCAGGTGGCCTCTGGCTCTGGTAAGTTGATACTGTAAATAGATGGCCTCACACTCTTGAATTTATGGACAGCACAAAACAAACTCACTAAGGGTAGATCTAGGAGTTGGGAGGAGGTcactatgatcaaaatacattacataaatgtatgaaatcaaataactaataaaaatattttgtaaatttaaaaatcgTAAGGTTTTGTAGAAATGTTCCCCTTTCAACTCATCTTCAATTCATGTAAAATTTCAAAAAGCCCCTAAATAGCAAAACTagtattaaaaaagacaaggcaaGTCATGCTAATTTCAAGTTGCTACGAAGCTACAGTAGTTGAGTGGCAGTGGCCGAGGCAGTGGCCGAGGCAGGGAAACAGTCTGATGGGATCTATTTCAGAGTCCAGAAATCAACCAATCCATCAGCCATCCGTGGCAAACTAATTTTCACcaaggtattaaaaaaaaaaaaactgaacatgAAAAGAACTGTCTTTTGAGCCAGATCAGATATTAAAACCAAACTGATCAACACCCTGAATACCTGGCACtcagagaagaggcaggaggatcgctgtGAGTctaagcccagcctggtctacacagtgagtttcaggccatggGTATTGAGTGAGCCCATGTctctaaaaccaaaaaccaaaaaataagcaaacaaaacaaaacaaaaaagcaatctGAATGTAAGAGTCCAATTTGCAAAATTCTTAGAAGATGTCATGGAATATGGATTCTTCAGCATCAAAAGCACAGGTGGGGGTAAAAACTTATATGGACTTTATCAAAATAAAGGACGACCTATGTAGGGCAtagtggtgctcacctttaatcccaacacttaggaggcagaggcagatagagctgagttcaagtctagcctagaCTATAGagcgaattccaggacagctacacagagaaaccctgtctgaatgaatgaataaaagaaaggcCTGTTTATCAAAGGgcattatttaaatgtattagatAAATGTTAAATAACCAAGATATATAAACAGGTCAACAAGGAGGATAACCAGTAGACTTGATCAAATTGTCTGTTTAAAGAAGATCTACAAATAGCCAACAAGCCAACGAATATATGTTTCATTTTATGGTCattgaggaaataaaaatcaaagcctCAAGAAGATAAATTCTTCATACCCATAAGATCCTTAGCTTTAGCGGACAATACACTAGAAACAACCAGAATAGAGACAAATGTGAATCAGAGACTCTCACACACAGATGATGAGAAAGTGAAGTGCCTGTGTGCAGAAAAAAAGTTAGGTGATTCTGAAAGGGCTAAATGGAAGCATGTGACCTACCTGGTCAACATCTAGATAGTTAATAATATTAGATAATCTCAGCAAAAATGAGGAGCTTGTGCTCAGAGAGATTTGTTTTCCAGTACTTACAGTAAACCTGGAGCCAGTGCTCATCGGTGCCATATCCTCAGTCCTCGTTTTTACTGTGAGGAGTACTCACAAAGTTGCCTGCCAAGTCCAGGCAGGCCTTTAACTTTCAATCCAAACTTCAGTTTCAAAAGTAGCTAAGAGCAGTAAGCCTGACTCACAGGGAAAACttacattaaaatatatgtacaGCTTGTATTTACAAAACCCAAAAGATGCAACAGAATGCTATTCAACCACAAGTAAGTAGCTAATCCTAAAAGGTCATCAGAGACAGAAGTAACACACCAAGTGAAGATGGAAACAGGAGAAATGGAAATGGTTATATAATAGGCTATGTATTTTATGGAGTGACCAAATGACTCACCTATGCAAGCTGATGGTTGCCTCAGAATGCAAATACACCATACATCAAAGAACCATACTCTAAAAATTGTTAATTGTATGTCATGTgaactatttcaatttttaaagagaacaatcataaaatgtggtacattctgTCAATATCTAATGATGTAGGAGAAATTTTTGCTTCCTAGATCTGTCCAAAACCACCCAAACTCCAAGTCACATAATGGCTTCTTTGTAATATTAAATTAACAATGTGTCCCATAGTGCATGGTCTTTCTAGTTGGAACAAGGGAAAAACTTTTTCAGTTGTGTTTTGCCAGGCCTTTCTGGCTGGGAAGCACGCAACAGCAATAGCAAAAGCCAGGTCAAAGGACCAGTAGCATCCTAGTACAAACAATGCCAGCAATAGTAGGAGTGATGGGCAGAGAGCTCAGGGGCATGTGTCAGAccacagcactgggaggcaggcaggaacAGACAGTGAAGCTGTGAGGAGAGCTGTCTGGGGATGGGTGGGTCAGAGAGGGCAGGGCTCTGCTCTCCCTAGTGCCCTGTGAGGCTTCAGCTGCACTTCAAGGCGGCACTCAAGGGAGCAAGCACCTCAGTTCTGGCCTTCCTCGTCTATGGTGCCAAAGAGACCTCTGTTCATTATAAACGAACCAATCTAGAGTATTCTGTTAAAGCAGCACAAAACTAGATAAAGATAAATGAGTAAAAGAGGGGAGAGAATACAAGTGGTGTTCAAGTATTCTAGATCTCTGCATTTCTCTAAAAAGATTAAAATgacataattaaattaaaattttataggcAAGAATGCAATTGTAATCCTCAAGGGTAAGTCTCAAAAGTGTGCTCTGAGAAGCACTGGGGATCCCCAAGGCTCTGCACAGGAGTCCTCAAAATTAAAGCAATTTTCATACTAACACCTTCCTTGCCTGTTTTGCTCTCCTTCTCTCCTAAGTGTATAATGAAATTTTCCAGAGGCAATATGACTTGGGATAGCccaacatattaaaaaaaaaaaaaaaaaaaaagatagaaaagaaaaaaaagataggtaGACAAATATAAGAAAGGTCTTCaattaagacatttaaaaaagtTTCTTAAATGTAAAGTAATGCTAGTTTCACTAAATTTCTACtagaaattgtattttataaaacTGCATTACTTATGCAAACATGTTTTGAAATATTGATATAGTATTTATATAGCTTCTTAAGTATTTATATAGCTTCTGCTCACATTCAAATACAATAGCTATCCTTCTCAAATACCTAGGGACACCCTGGACTGCCCGCCACACTGGGTGGACAAGGTAAGGGCAGCTATGCCACCAAGCATCTGTGAGGCAAATCCCTCCTGATACCTGGCCTGCGCCTAGATAACTGCACTGAGGTGGAGACACTGATAGAACCATTGAGACAAATCAGAGTTTTATAAAAGGTCAACAAATAATTTGAGACTCATTCACTTAAACAGAGGTAACATtcataaaaattgaaaaacttaAGACCATATCATGAAGATACGATTCTACTTCAcagtaataaataaattcaattttataAATCCTAAAATATAACAAACATTGATGGAAGTGTAAACAACAAAGAGAGCTTGTACTTCTTGTATATAAAGACTTACGTGTCACATAAATCAAGGCATGGTGGCACTGATACCAGAGTAAGCTGACCAAAGATAaatcacagaaagagaaacaagtccgtgtgtgtgtgtgtgtgtgtgtgtgtgtgtgtgcgtgtgcgtgtgcgtgtgcgtgcgcgcacgtAATCACCTTATTTATGACAAAGTAATATATATCAACAGCAAGTCTTTTTAATACATATAAAATGCATAGTCATATGAAATAGTGACAGTTTGTAAAAATCGATTCTAGCCAAATAGTAAAGCTACTAGGATAGTTTCCCAACTGTACCGCCAATGGCATTGGCCTGATGCGTGCTCTGTGTACTGTAGATGCTTAGCATTTGGTAGACTGTATGCTCCTGGTA from Mus musculus strain C57BL/6J chromosome 5, GRCm38.p6 C57BL/6J carries:
- the Zfp644 gene encoding zinc finger protein 644 isoform b (isoform b is encoded by transcript variant 6), whose amino-acid sequence is MLTRLKVLNDLANNMDDLKINTDITGAKEELQDDNNFISEKDSGVHKPKDCQTSFQKNSSLTRSEELSEDQSEQALSGGQSALFLPASTPAVPTENFPLPTGAVVNGPVSCSSSTKTSNMNEGSVSLTPGQPADQLAAESCSTLKAAADHQLSTPQKASQHQVLFLLSDVAHAKNPTHSIKKVPTSALVGCDVQNSVGNNMKSESTLLSQAEVGQGDASTVVRDDCVSALAVISSGTDEFRSENDTNWDPQKEFIQFLMTSEETVDKPPAHSKVVGLEKKRKRKMDVSKITRYTEDCYSDSGRAPGKSKILQVDFLGQNEEMQAIDSQNYTLSKVKPESAGGDLESVDTFQHLVYNSDKCGEDNSPVHTRTLISNTLKKKCEESDPESPVAFSTEEPSFYPCTKCNVNFREKKHLHRHMMYHLDGNSHFRHLNVPRPYACRECGRTFRDRNSLLKHMIIHQERRQKLMEEIRELKELQDEGRSARLQCPQCVFGTNCPKTFVQHAKTHEKDKRYYCCEECNFMAVTENELECHRGIAHGAAVKCPVVSSEVTQRKTQKKTSVKDSVIGSSKKPATYLCKMCPFTTSARSILKKHTEYLHSSACVDSFGNPLGLDKRKNDSLEESVDVDSTKSLAKQQPSTFPKNSALKQDAKRTFGSSSQSSNFSKFHKRPHRIQKARKSIAQSGVNSCSQNKSPHKNVMVKSSTDQQPKYFHQAPREKPNARADSSYLYRHKYNNYRTIRKSDPHNADTKRPENEKDHKRVAVKRVAKASKKESSAGEDLDSYPDFLHKMTVVVLQKLHSDKKDSYETEDDSSWDNVELGDYTTQAMEEEAYSDLSQEHVNLLPLFKSKIEGQGPGDSAALSYDQNDGFYFEYYEDGGTNSFLQDIHDPQHLENPETPLSKHSSVFHWTDLSLEKKSCPYCPATFETGVGLSNHVRGHLHRAGLSYEARHVVSPEQIATSDKMQHFKRTGNGTPVKRVRKAIEKSETTSEHTCQLCGGWFDTKIGLSNHVRGHLKRLGKTKWDAHKSPICVLNEMMQNEEKYEKILKALNSRRIIPRPFVAQKLSSGDDFLSHNVLPLDEYHNGLKTEALSVSASEEEGLHFLSECGERKPELPSGRKNQSLTLIELLKSRRLGEERNSAVSPHKTHNQTARKRFVQKCVLPLNEDSPLIYQPQKMDLTVHSAIDCKQKKSRSRSGSKKKMLTLPHGADEVYILRCRFCGLVFRGPLSVQEDWIKHLQRHIVNANLPRTGAGMVEVTSLLKKPASITETSFSLLMAEAAS